From Glycine soja cultivar W05 unplaced genomic scaffold, ASM419377v2 tig00104051_1_pilon, whole genome shotgun sequence, the proteins below share one genomic window:
- the LOC114404457 gene encoding uncharacterized protein LOC114404457 — protein sequence MDGSLPRLALYDPNFALWDHCNTLVVSWLHQSLDPEILQTIMWMENASDSWNTLKKHYYQGDVFRISDLQEEIYLLKQEVEVMEAIHQVEEVEAEAQKYALIVTNQDKLFLEDDWSS from the exons ATGGATGGTTCTTTGCCTCGTCTTGCTCTTTATGATCCCAATTTCGCTCTATGGGATCATTGTAATACCTTGGTGGTTTCATGGCTTCATCAGTCTCTTGATCCAGAAATCTTGCAAACCATCATGTGGATGGAGAATGCATCGGATAGCTGGAATACTCTCAAGAAACATTATTACCAAGGAGATGTATTTCGGATCAGTGACTTACAAGAAGAAATTTATCTACTTAAACAAG AGGTAGAGGTCATGGAAGCTATACATCAGGTGGAAGAGGTAGAGGCAGAAGcacaaaaatatgcacttaTTGTAACAAATCAG GACAAACTCTTCCTTGAGGACGATTGGAGCAGCTGA